Proteins from one Bos taurus isolate L1 Dominette 01449 registration number 42190680 breed Hereford chromosome 7, ARS-UCD2.0, whole genome shotgun sequence genomic window:
- the AP1M2 gene encoding AP-1 complex subunit mu-2 isoform X2 — protein MSASAVFILDVKGKPLISRNYKGDVAMSEIDHFMPLLMQREEEGALTPLLSHGRVHFLWIKYSNLYLVATTLKNANASLVYSFLYKIVEVFSEYFKELEEESIRDNFVIVYELLDELMDFGFPQTTDSKILQEYITQQGNKLETGKSRVPPTVTNAVSWRSEGIKYKKNEVFIDVIESVNLLVNANGSVLLSEIVGSIKLKVFLSGMPELRLGLNDRVLFELTGLSGSKNKSVELEDVKFHQCVRLSRFDNDRTISFIPPDGDFELMSYRLSTQVKPLIWIESVIEKFSHSRVEIMVKAKGQFKKQSVANGVEISVPVPSDADSPRFKTSVGSAKYVPEKNTVIWSIKSFPGGKEYLMRAHFGLPSVEKEEVEGRPPIGVKFEIPYFTVSGIQVRYMKIIEKSGYQALPWVRYITQSGDYQLRTS, from the exons ATGTCCGCCTCGGCTGTCTTCATCCTCGACGTCAAGGGCAAG CCCCTGATCAGCCGCAACTACAAGGGTGATGTGGCTATGAGCGAGATCGATCACTTCATGCCTCTGCTCATGCAGCGGGAGGAGGAAGGCGCCCTGACCCCACTGCTGAGTCACGGACGGGTCCACTTCCTGTGGATCAAATACAGCAACCTCTACT TGGTGGCCACCACACTGAAGAATGCCAACGCCTCCCTCGTGTATTCCTTCCTCTACAAGATAGTGGAG GTATTCTCCGAATACTTTAAGGAGCTAGAGGAGGAGAGTATCCGAGACAACTTTGTCATCGTCTATGAATTGCTGGATGAGCTCATGGACTTTGGCTTCCCACAGACCACAGACAGCAAAATCCTGCAGGA GTACATCACGCAGCAGGGCAACAAGCTGGAGACGGGCAAGTCACGAGTGCCACCCACTGTCACCAATGCTGTGTCCTGGCGCTCGGAGGGCATCAAGTACAAGAAGAATGAGGTCTTCATCGATGTCATAGAGTCAGTTAACCTGCTG GTCAATGCCAACGGCAGTGTCCTGCTGAGCGAGATCGTGGGCAGTATCAAGCTCAAGGTGTTTCTGTCGGGAATGCCAGAGCTGCGGCTGGGCCTCAACGACCGTGTACTCTTCGAGCTCACTGGCC TTTCAGGGAGCAAGAACAAGTCTGTGGAACTGGAGGATGTGAAATTCCACCAGTGCGTGCGGCTTTCTCGCTTTGACAATGACCGCACCATCTCCTTCATCCCGCCCGACGGTGACTTTGAGCTCATGTCCTACCGCCTTAGCACCCAG GTCAAGCCACTCATCTGGATTGAATCTGTCATTGAGAAATTCTCACACAGCCGCGTGGAGATCATGGTCAAG GCCAAGGGGCAGTTTAAAAAGCAGTCTGTAGCTAACGGCGTAGAGATATCGGTGCCCGTACCCAGCGATGCCGACTCCCCTCGCTTCAAGACCAGTGTGGGCAGCGCCAAGTATGTGCCAGAGAAGAACACGGTTATTTGGAGCATCAAGTCTTTCCCG GGGGGCAAGGAGTACCTGATGCGGGCCCACTTTGGCCTCCCCAGCGTGGAGAAGGAGGAAGTAGAGGGCCGGCCCCCTATTGGGGTGAAGTTTGAGATCCCCTATTTCACTGTCTCTGGGATCCAg GTCCGATACATGAAGATCATTGAGAAGAGTGGTTACCAGGCCCTGCCCTGGGTCCGCTATATCACCCAGAGTGGCG ATTATCAACTTCGTACCAGCTAG
- the AP1M2 gene encoding AP-1 complex subunit mu-2 — protein MSASAVFILDVKGKPLISRNYKGDVAMSEIDHFMPLLMQREEEGALTPLLSHGRVHFLWIKYSNLYLVATTLKNANASLVYSFLYKIVEVFSEYFKELEEESIRDNFVIVYELLDELMDFGFPQTTDSKILQEYITQQGNKLETGKSRVPPTVTNAVSWRSEGIKYKKNEVFIDVIESVNLLVNANGSVLLSEIVGSIKLKVFLSGMPELRLGLNDRVLFELTGRSKNKSVELEDVKFHQCVRLSRFDNDRTISFIPPDGDFELMSYRLSTQVKPLIWIESVIEKFSHSRVEIMVKAKGQFKKQSVANGVEISVPVPSDADSPRFKTSVGSAKYVPEKNTVIWSIKSFPGGKEYLMRAHFGLPSVEKEEVEGRPPIGVKFEIPYFTVSGIQVRYMKIIEKSGYQALPWVRYITQSGDYQLRTS, from the exons ATGTCCGCCTCGGCTGTCTTCATCCTCGACGTCAAGGGCAAG CCCCTGATCAGCCGCAACTACAAGGGTGATGTGGCTATGAGCGAGATCGATCACTTCATGCCTCTGCTCATGCAGCGGGAGGAGGAAGGCGCCCTGACCCCACTGCTGAGTCACGGACGGGTCCACTTCCTGTGGATCAAATACAGCAACCTCTACT TGGTGGCCACCACACTGAAGAATGCCAACGCCTCCCTCGTGTATTCCTTCCTCTACAAGATAGTGGAG GTATTCTCCGAATACTTTAAGGAGCTAGAGGAGGAGAGTATCCGAGACAACTTTGTCATCGTCTATGAATTGCTGGATGAGCTCATGGACTTTGGCTTCCCACAGACCACAGACAGCAAAATCCTGCAGGA GTACATCACGCAGCAGGGCAACAAGCTGGAGACGGGCAAGTCACGAGTGCCACCCACTGTCACCAATGCTGTGTCCTGGCGCTCGGAGGGCATCAAGTACAAGAAGAATGAGGTCTTCATCGATGTCATAGAGTCAGTTAACCTGCTG GTCAATGCCAACGGCAGTGTCCTGCTGAGCGAGATCGTGGGCAGTATCAAGCTCAAGGTGTTTCTGTCGGGAATGCCAGAGCTGCGGCTGGGCCTCAACGACCGTGTACTCTTCGAGCTCACTGGCC GGAGCAAGAACAAGTCTGTGGAACTGGAGGATGTGAAATTCCACCAGTGCGTGCGGCTTTCTCGCTTTGACAATGACCGCACCATCTCCTTCATCCCGCCCGACGGTGACTTTGAGCTCATGTCCTACCGCCTTAGCACCCAG GTCAAGCCACTCATCTGGATTGAATCTGTCATTGAGAAATTCTCACACAGCCGCGTGGAGATCATGGTCAAG GCCAAGGGGCAGTTTAAAAAGCAGTCTGTAGCTAACGGCGTAGAGATATCGGTGCCCGTACCCAGCGATGCCGACTCCCCTCGCTTCAAGACCAGTGTGGGCAGCGCCAAGTATGTGCCAGAGAAGAACACGGTTATTTGGAGCATCAAGTCTTTCCCG GGGGGCAAGGAGTACCTGATGCGGGCCCACTTTGGCCTCCCCAGCGTGGAGAAGGAGGAAGTAGAGGGCCGGCCCCCTATTGGGGTGAAGTTTGAGATCCCCTATTTCACTGTCTCTGGGATCCAg GTCCGATACATGAAGATCATTGAGAAGAGTGGTTACCAGGCCCTGCCCTGGGTCCGCTATATCACCCAGAGTGGCG ATTATCAACTTCGTACCAGCTAG
- the AP1M2 gene encoding AP-1 complex subunit mu-2 isoform X1 gives MSASAVFILDVKGKPLISRNYKGDVAMSEIDHFMPLLMQREEEGALTPLLSHGRVHFLWIKYSNLYLVATTLKNANASLVYSFLYKIVEVFSEYFKELEEESIRDNFVIVYELLDELMDFGFPQTTDSKILQEYITQQGNKLETGKSRVPPTVTNAVSWRSEGIKYKKNEVFIDVIESVNLLVSLHTSAPPSLQPRARRGSPMLVNRLPHHQCLHPQVNANGSVLLSEIVGSIKLKVFLSGMPELRLGLNDRVLFELTGRSKNKSVELEDVKFHQCVRLSRFDNDRTISFIPPDGDFELMSYRLSTQVKPLIWIESVIEKFSHSRVEIMVKAKGQFKKQSVANGVEISVPVPSDADSPRFKTSVGSAKYVPEKNTVIWSIKSFPGGKEYLMRAHFGLPSVEKEEVEGRPPIGVKFEIPYFTVSGIQVRYMKIIEKSGYQALPWVRYITQSGDYQLRTS, from the exons ATGTCCGCCTCGGCTGTCTTCATCCTCGACGTCAAGGGCAAG CCCCTGATCAGCCGCAACTACAAGGGTGATGTGGCTATGAGCGAGATCGATCACTTCATGCCTCTGCTCATGCAGCGGGAGGAGGAAGGCGCCCTGACCCCACTGCTGAGTCACGGACGGGTCCACTTCCTGTGGATCAAATACAGCAACCTCTACT TGGTGGCCACCACACTGAAGAATGCCAACGCCTCCCTCGTGTATTCCTTCCTCTACAAGATAGTGGAG GTATTCTCCGAATACTTTAAGGAGCTAGAGGAGGAGAGTATCCGAGACAACTTTGTCATCGTCTATGAATTGCTGGATGAGCTCATGGACTTTGGCTTCCCACAGACCACAGACAGCAAAATCCTGCAGGA GTACATCACGCAGCAGGGCAACAAGCTGGAGACGGGCAAGTCACGAGTGCCACCCACTGTCACCAATGCTGTGTCCTGGCGCTCGGAGGGCATCAAGTACAAGAAGAATGAGGTCTTCATCGATGTCATAGAGTCAGTTAACCTGCTGGTGAGCCTCCACACCTCTGCCCCACCCTCGCTACAGCCAAGGGCCAGGAGAGGGAGCCCTATGCTTGTTAACCGCCTCCCACATCACCAATGTTTGCATCCTCAGGTCAATGCCAACGGCAGTGTCCTGCTGAGCGAGATCGTGGGCAGTATCAAGCTCAAGGTGTTTCTGTCGGGAATGCCAGAGCTGCGGCTGGGCCTCAACGACCGTGTACTCTTCGAGCTCACTGGCC GGAGCAAGAACAAGTCTGTGGAACTGGAGGATGTGAAATTCCACCAGTGCGTGCGGCTTTCTCGCTTTGACAATGACCGCACCATCTCCTTCATCCCGCCCGACGGTGACTTTGAGCTCATGTCCTACCGCCTTAGCACCCAG GTCAAGCCACTCATCTGGATTGAATCTGTCATTGAGAAATTCTCACACAGCCGCGTGGAGATCATGGTCAAG GCCAAGGGGCAGTTTAAAAAGCAGTCTGTAGCTAACGGCGTAGAGATATCGGTGCCCGTACCCAGCGATGCCGACTCCCCTCGCTTCAAGACCAGTGTGGGCAGCGCCAAGTATGTGCCAGAGAAGAACACGGTTATTTGGAGCATCAAGTCTTTCCCG GGGGGCAAGGAGTACCTGATGCGGGCCCACTTTGGCCTCCCCAGCGTGGAGAAGGAGGAAGTAGAGGGCCGGCCCCCTATTGGGGTGAAGTTTGAGATCCCCTATTTCACTGTCTCTGGGATCCAg GTCCGATACATGAAGATCATTGAGAAGAGTGGTTACCAGGCCCTGCCCTGGGTCCGCTATATCACCCAGAGTGGCG ATTATCAACTTCGTACCAGCTAG